In Kryptolebias marmoratus isolate JLee-2015 linkage group LG22, ASM164957v2, whole genome shotgun sequence, a single window of DNA contains:
- the LOC108234090 gene encoding 5-hydroxytryptamine receptor 1D: MEEPDGPGPSQRAAASNETGPEGAVGVVSGRREPLLEVLLVLMCSGAVMGNILVLVIVAATRTLHAVTSVLIMNLAISDLLVGIGVMPSVALSIMNHGWAQCTELCLYVGYTSSVFCTASVLTLAAIALDRYLSIMDCLRYSSRCTLWRTCAVVLWIWLQALATCSPPLLGWSSITYVVPMYNCATNWASSPSYTAFMAIFSYLIPAVVILFCYVNIVKVAHSHARRIHTLEDSVQRRSNSCIASSQSDSSQQNCRSPWRLICHINGEFVSQFSSEANNMNHVLPESPTQRSNSAPRRLFSFLAQSSSQPTVQNHHHGVMRVLLIIAAFLICWTPYISFALVQATETAVAGRSSLIPESAITFSYWLMLLNSDINPLLYALLSKRFQSALWGLGRRIRAHLGSVLGREGEVRAEDELRNNEPCTPTSPHPSPRHSTESFTCEHSSIFTVSARFKHHSELHVCKTCHRENTSSSSVWPESGSDRKHNLQVPSRPQEGSRLPFSALTKEQQATFFFGQITVSVEHDIC; encoded by the exons ATGGAGGAGCCGGACGGTCCCGGCCCGTCTCAGCGGGCCGCGGCGAGCAACGAGACCGGGCCAGAGGGCGCTGTGGGCGTCGTGTCCGGGCGGAGGGAGCCGCTGCTGGAGGTGCTCCTGGTGCTCATGTGTTCAGGCGCCGTGATGG GTAATATCCTTGTCCTTGTTATTGTGGCTGCTACCAGGACCCTCCATGCAGTGACGTCTGTGCTGATCATGAACCTGGCCATCAGTGACCTCCTGGTGGGTATCGGAGTGATGCCTTCTGTCGCTCTGTCCATCATGAACCATGGATGGGCGCAGTGTACT GAGCTGTGTTTGTATGTTGGTTACACCTCCTCTGTGTTCTGCACAGCTTCTGTTCTGACACTAGCTGCTATCGCTCTTGACCGCTACCTTTCCATCATGGACTGCCTGCGCTACAGCTCCCGCTGCACCCTGTGGAGGACTTGTGCCGTGGTCCTGTGGATCTGGCTGCAGGCCCTGGCCACTTGTAGTCCTCCACTGCTGGGCTGGAGCTCGATCACCTATGTGGTTCCAATGTATAACTGTGCGACCAACTGGGCCAGCAGTCCCAGCTACACGGCCTTTATGGCCATTTTCTCCTACCTTATACCTGCAGTGGTGATCCTCTTCTGCTATGTGAACATTGTGAAGGTAGCCCACAGCCACGCCAGGAGGATTCATACTCTGGAGGACTCTGTCCAGCGCCGCAGCAACTCCTGCATTGCCTCCAGTCAAAGTGATTCATCTCAGCAGAACTGTAGGAGTCCCTGGAGACTGATCTGTCACATAAATGGAGAGTTTGTGTCTCAGTTCAGCTCAGAAGCAAACAATATGAACCACGTCCTTCCTGAAAGTCCCACACAACGGAGCAACAGTGCCCCCAGACGTTTGTTCTCCTTCCTGGCTCAGAGCAGCTCGCAGCCAACTGTTCAGAACCACCATCACGGAGTGATGCGCGTTCTTCTGATCATCGCAGCTTTCCTCATCTGCTGGACGCCCTACATAAGCTTTGCTCTTGTTCAGGCCACTGAAACTGCAGTTGCAGGCCGGTCCAGCCTCATCCCAGAGTCTGCCATTACCTTCTCCTACTGGCTGATGTTGCTGAACTCTGATATCAACCCTCTCCTGTATGCTCTGCTTAGTAAACGTTTCCAAAGTGCTCTTTGGGGACTTGGGCGCAGAATAAGAGCCCATTTGGGGAGTGTGCTGGGCAGGGAGGGGGAGGTCAGAGCAGAAGATGAGCTCAGGAACAACGAACCCTGCACCCCGACTTCCCCACATCCCAGTCCACGTCACAGCACTGAGAGTTTCACTTGTGAACACTCCTCCATTTTTACCGTTAGTGCCAGATTCAAACACCACTCTGAGTTACACGTGTGTAAAACATGTCACCGTGAAAACACCTCGTCTTCCTCTGTGTGGCCAGAGTCTGGCAGTGACAGGAAACACAATCTGCAGGTCCCATCCCGGCCTCAAGAGGGAAGCAGACTTcctttctctgctctgacaaaGGAGCAGCAGGCCACTTTTTTCTTCGGCCAGATTACTGTCAGTGTAGAGCACGATATTTGCTAA
- the zgc:172136 gene encoding FERM domain-containing protein 6, whose amino-acid sequence MSMSAKQERTICVLLPNKNQLDVTVGVKSTGQDVFNHILELLGIKELHFFGLTVVKDNEHIFIDMEEKLIKYFSKDWRQDSVKGSLRRPFPLLLFLKVQYYVENGRLFCEKKARHLYYCDLRERVLRSECRQQEEVYFQLAGYALQADLGDPPLQREGTEVTPYFEPKDYFPPWIVAKRGTNYLLCHGPKVHQELWGMSTRDAVLSFIRDSCQLEDVPVTFYRLQKDKKEENGMALLGLTLRGMQVYQEVNNIRQLLYDFPWSHVGRLTFLGKKFEIQPDGLPSARKLVYYTGSSFRSRHLLLHLSTSHQLYLSLQPALRHLRQLEASKEKKCYRESYISDDLDLDPHGSESSPGLSRHSTGSSGIEADARQHSIYTEVTSMEGEGQHQGEMCLSPATSHSSSCFSGSHTCSTARTEDLRWRGEIRARVGSPQAVFDPDKMFQLADLLEGVSVDCPEYSEPQSPDNECPPDSDKDAGLVLNEQMLKQMLKSRAQVRMDRHSQSLDDVRLSPPPAPLGTALPPDSSHSCTFGLPDVAQNTQSPVDPSYYCGSKPTFYGRRANNCLSLDTLNDDQALEFIL is encoded by the exons ATGTCCATGTCTGCCAAGCAGGAGCGAACCATTTGTGTTCTCCTTCCCAACAAAAACCAGCTGGATGTCACTGTTGGG GTAAAGTCTACAGGACAGgatgtttttaatcatattttagAACTTCTTGGAATCAAAGAGCTCCACTTCTTTGGCCTCACGGTGGTTAAAG aCAATGAGCACATATTTATAGACATGGAAGAGAAACTGATCAAGTACTTTTCCAAGGATTGGAGGCAAGATTCCGTGAAG GGATCACTGAGGAGACCCTTTCcactgctcctcttcctcaaaGTGCAGTACTACGTTGAAAATGGGAGGCTTTTTTG TGAGAAGAAGGCACGACATCTGTACTACTGTGACCTGCGGGAGCGAGTGCTGCGCTCCGAGTGTCGTCAGCAGGAGGAAGTGTATTTCCAGCTGGCAGGTTACGCTCTGCAGGCTGACCTGGGTGATCCCCCCCTGCAGAGGGAGGGGACGGAGGTCACCCCTTACTTTGAGCCCAAGGATTACTTTCCCCCCTGG attgtAGCTAAACGTGGAACGAACTACCTCCTCTGCCACGGGCCCAAGGTGCACCAGGAGCTGTGGGGAATGTCGACTCGAGACGCCGTCCTCTCCTTCATCAGAGACTCGTGTCAGTTGGAGGATGTTCCTGTCACATTTTACAGATTGCAAAAG gacAAAAAGGAGGAGAATGGAATGGCGTTGCTTGGTCTGACCCTGCGAGGAATGCAGGTTTATCAG GAGGTGAACAACATCCGACAGCTGCTATACGACTTCCCCTGGTCACATGTTGGACGTCTAACATTCCTG GGTAAGAAATTCGAGATCCAGCCAGATGGCTTgccatcagccaggaagttggTGTACTACACGGGCTCGTCGTTCCGCTCTCGCCACCTCCTTCTGCACCTGAGCACCAGCCATCAGCTTTATCTGAGCCTCCAGCCGGCCCTGAGGCACCTCCGTCAGTTGGAGGCCAGCAAAG AGAAGAAGTGTTACAGAGAGTCGTACATCAGTGACGACCTGGATTTGGACCCACATGGCAGCGAAAGCAGCCCCGGTCTGTCTCGGCACTCCACCGGCAGCTCCGGCATCGAAGCAGATGCCCGCCAGCACAGCATCTACACCGAGGTGACCTCCATGGAGGGAGAGGGTCAGCATCAGGGAGAGATGTGTTTGAGCCCCGCGACCAGCCACAGCAGCTCCTGCTTCTCTGGCTCTCACACATGCAGCACGGCTCGGACAGAAGATCTGCGATGGCGAGGAG AAATCAGGGCTCGTGTTGGAAGTCCACAGGCTGTTTTTGATCCTGATAAGATGTTCCAGCTGGCTGATCTTCTTGAGGGAGTGTCAGTGGATTGTCCAGAATACTCAGAACCTCAGTCACCAG ACAATGAGTGTCCTCCAGACAGTGATAAAGATGCTGGTCTGGTACTGAACGAGCAAATGTTAAAACAG ATGCTGAAATCCAGAGCTCAGGTTCGTATGGATCGGCACAGCCAAAGTCTAGATGACGTTCGTCTTTCCCCACCTCCTGCACCGCTTGGGACGGCGCTGCCGCCCGACTCCTCTCACAGCTGCACCTTTGGGCTCCCAGATGTCGCCCAGAACACTCAGTCTCCTGTTGATCCGAGTTATTACTGCGGCTCCAAACCTACCTTTTATGGCCGCAGGGCTAACAACTGCCTCTCCCTGGACACACTAAATGATGACCAAGCTCTGGAATTTATTCTCTGA
- the tarbp1 gene encoding probable methyltransferase TARBP1, which translates to MSSVLINAILSSSPDYNLLFESLCWPGETCWPETERLEALTALVEGLGPLLLSDSGSAPLTDATKRNIREKIESVIWKKCLPFLSRISAEADDGARCRESTAAACRLLGACVAPCGGNVQRRVILSVLPSFQPSEDESAQGHLSEQVATEVVAALMPFLTADEQLTSSTLECALASIRSLPDAQLVSRIAVRIVLTLLNYSSGGSGRVLDAVCGWHASERGPVATERALLCLTVLADHLLKPRGCLDPRLSLWFWRLVQDGLTNRDGVSRKRALYLLKRCAALSEEEGLDCPHPASEEEEVLFRWAPDKSRLLREFWEDYVLVMETLEENQVHVVRPVLNRIDTLIQTTVNDSQASERGLLHPSWLLCVYQRMFHSENKSLMREGVCHLLELQVLQQPHFASAFSQFVVGPFMDALSEMSLFCRSAGQSVGDCPELAVKLQVFMSTFFSSLPSEERGHVLLQLIQQLGSKHWCAVPLLFVCQALSKLPPGPLLRASGLAALREVLRCTMITHQVLLRGAAQCFLLNSALSLTAVSDVTLDDVFSLLTHFRADESLCRGTELWSQLCVWFLEHENSFKSRTSEDCNDAATRKETIRAYVQSELLSYLQVPASTGRPERLPDCREADKLARAILLCVDMERIRLGAESLLSPLLSPLLDTLSRISTNIYLPVRKSDKSLQLLLRLLQLGAEPRCQRAGGEEGDDVMFALEKLLFKHVDPIQEFILRRLCGELQELVDVERAELYLCVLRQLVLMCGCKIQPCCFPKLIKYSLAVLQQPAQQIPSVTSQVTRAVSMASLAAVCGLMEQEGIGIESEVLSALKPLNHYFYTSTTSSQCQSSLGSINECLMKPQLIGCSGDLETQGFLQQDWGRIAANFMRDQWVCLNFLVKAVGLPESAEFSQTPEFLRAALSCSIEALSLLPSDLVLPVLHFLKTAMEQLAHSEEALCVQAVTLSWELVQALSTNAHDFWPALKGFISMAFQHKLLQLMHTTAPSLMAALKQVASELLELSQSKSGVFGVLLQHCCQTWLPKDGCGCEQADAQFSSVFSHIDIVSEACVYGPVLRRDQRLVSDVQIYVEQLGEKCAANVAVSSDNRDDQLARTCVLTLLSCLDSSQQQHQRLLQELVMQLLKTDNTISKSKVRYHSNSLQHRVKNRVWQTLLLLLPKLGEEFVSSLLNHVFEAGFCSNQPSVKYLIEWMMILILVQNPQHIDRFWTCFNLDHEQTKTSVCTFLSVLVHFSVIVAQVKEKAVQLRKALDVILQSCFSHNFSVRLYALLALKKVWSLAEEEEEEEADAFRGMSSVVRACLNQAEAMQSSGNANKNWIRIQGHFFFGAFHPVRDYSVETIFYTFPSLSELADDEWIPPWKFEKLSQFPESSSCPLRNASPDLGQLHPGDWIQQDRSEQDKEERWAEVQKKITPWRLGIQDQEPELQLVPAQRAARLGKQQGALLVVASLIDKPTNLGGLCRTCEIFGASALVLDSLHHINDKHFQSLSVSSELWLPLLEVKPVELSDFLQVKKSEGYCIVGVEQTANSHSLQDYHFSEKTLLLLGNEREGIPANLLQMLDVCVEIPQQGVIRSLNVHVSAALLVWEYTRQHLSPASSETVSERT; encoded by the exons atgtcttctgttttaataaacGCGATCCTAAGCAGCTCTCCTGACTACAACCTGTTGTTTGAATCTCTTTGTTGGCCGGGAGAGACCTGTTGGCCCGAGACGGAGCGGCTGGAGGCGCTGACGGCTCTCGTTGAGGGTCTCGGACCTCTCCTTCTGTCCGACTCCGGCTCAGCTCCGCTTACGGATGCGACGAAACGCAACATCCGCGAAAAGATCGAGTCGGTCATTTGGAAGAAGTGTCTGCCCTTTTTGTCCAGGATATCAGCAGAGGCAGACGACGGTGCGCGCTGCAGGGAGAGCACAGCGGCCGCCTGCAGGCTCCTCGGCGCCTGCGTCGCTCCGTGCGGCGGAAATGTGCAGAGGCGAGTTATCCTCTCCGTCCTGCCGTCCTTCCAGCCGTCAGAGGATGAGTCGGCTCAGGGACATCTCAGTGAGCAGGTCGCCACTGAGGTTGTAGCAGCTCTCATGCCTTTCCTCACAGCGGATGAGCAGCTGACGTCCAGCACCTTGGAGTGCGCCCTGGCCTCCATCAGATCGCTCCCCGACGCGCAGCTGGTCTCCAGGATCGCAGTTCGGATTGTTTTAACCCTGCTGAACTACAGCAGCGGCGGGTCCGGCAGGGTCCTGGATGCTGTGTGCGGCTGGCACGCGTCCGAGCGCGGCCCCGTGGCCACGGAGCGGGCGCTGCTGTGTCTCACCGTCCTGGCAGACCACCTCCTGAAGCCCCGCGGCTGCCTGGACCCCCGCCTGTCCCTGTGGTTCTGGAGGCTCGTGCAGGACGGGCTGACCAACAGAGACGGCGTGTCACGCAAGAGGGCTCTTTACCTGCTGAAGAGGTGTGCGGCTCTGTCTGAGGAGGAGGGTTTGGACTGTCCTCACCCTGCATCAGAggaag AGGAGGTGTTGTTCAGATGGGCCCCTGACAAGAGCAGGCTGCTGAGAGAGTTCTGGGAGGATTATGTTTTGGTGATGGAGACTCTGGAGGAAAACCAG GTCCATGTTGTCCGGCCAGTTTTGAACAGAATAGACACACTGATCCAAACAACAGTGAATGACAGTCAAG CTTCAGAGCGGGGCCTCCTCCACCCGTCCTGGCTGCTGTGTGTGTATCAGCGCATGTTCCACAGTGAGAATAAATCCTTAATGAGAGAAGGAGTGTGCCATCTGCTCGAGCTGCAGGTCCTCCAGCAGCCCCACTTTGCCTCGGCGTTTTCTCAG TTTGTCGTCGGCCCTTTCATGGATGCACTTTCTGAAATGTCGCTCTTCTGCAG GTCAGCTGGTCAGAGTGTGGGAGACTGTCCTGAGCTGGCTGTAAAACTCCAGGTCTTCATGTCCACCTTCTTCAGCAGCCTGCCGTCAGAAGAGAGAG GTCATGTGTTGCTTCAGCTGATTCAGCAGCTGGGCTCTAAGCACTGGTGCGCTGTACCCCTCCTCTTCGTCTGTCAGGCCCTGTCCAAGCTGCCCCCGGGGCCTCTGCTGAGGGCCAGCGGGCTCGCTGCCCTCAG GGAGGTGCTGCGGTGCACCATGATCACTCATCAGGTCCTGCTGAGAGGGGCTGCTCAGTGCTTTTTACTAAACAGCGCCCTCTCTCTCACAGCGGTG AGTGACGTGACCCTAGATGACGTGTTCAGTCTGCTGACACACTTCCGTGCTGATGAATCGTTGTGTAGAGGGACAGAGCTCTGGAGTCAG CTGTGTGTCTGGTTTTTGgaacatgaaaacagttttaagtcCAGAACATCAGAGGATTGTAATGATGCTGccacaagaaaagaaaccatCAGAGCTTATGTTCAAAGTGAATTACTCTCCTATCTTCAGGTTCCAGCAAGCACAG GTCGGCCTGAGAGGTTACCTGACTGTAGAGAGGCCGATAAGCTGGCCAGAGCCATTCTGCTGTGTGTGGACATGGAGAGGATCCGCCTGGGAGCAGAGTCTCTGCTGTCCCCCCTGCTGTCCCCCCTGCTGGACACTCTGAGCAGAATCAGCACCAACATCTACCTGCCTGTACGGAAGAGCGACAAGAGCCTGCAGCTTCTGCTCCGGCTGCTGCAGCTCGGAGCAGAGCCACGCTGTCAGCGAGCGGGAGGCGAGGAAG GAGATGATGTGATGTTTGCCttagaaaagctgctttttaaacatgttgatCCAATCCAGGAGTTCATCCTGAGGCGGCTGTGTGGGGAGCTACAGGAG CTGGTTGATGTGGAGCGAGCGGAGCTGTATCTGTGTGTCCTGAGGCAGCTGGTTCTCATGTGCGGCTGTAAAATTCAGCCTTGTTGTTTCCCTAAACTCATCAAGTACAGCCTTGCAGTCTTGCAACAACCAGCCCAGCAG ATCCCTTCTGTGACCAGCCAGGTGACCCGAGCTGTTAGTATGGCATCTCTGGCTGCTGTCTGTGGGCTGATGGAGCAGGAAGGGATTGGCATCGAATCAGAGGTTCTTTCCGCTCTGAAACCTCTGAATCATTACTTCTACACTTCGACAACTTCCTCTCAGTGTCAGTCATCTCTGGGAAGCATCAATGAATGCCTGATGAAACcacagctgattggctgctcaGG tgatCTCGAAACACAAggttttctgcagcaggactGGGGACGCATCGCTGCCAACTTCATGCGGGACCAGTGGGTTTGTCTGAACTTCCTGGTTAAAGCTGTAGGCCTTCCTGAGTCTGCAGAGTTTTCCCAAACACCCGAGTTTCTCAGAGCCGCTCTGAGTTGCAGCATCGAGGCCCTTTCCCTGCTGCCCAGTGACCTGGTGCTGCCCGTGCTCCACTTTCTGAAGACCGCCATGGAACAG TTGGCTCACAGCGAGGAGGCCCTCTGCGTGCAGGCGGTGACTCTGAGCTGGGAGCTCGTACAGGCGCTCAGCACCAACGCCCATGACTTCTGGCCTGCATTAAAAGGTTTCATCTCCATGGCCTTTCAGCACAAACTCCTCCAGCTGATGCACACTACGGCTCCAAGCCTCATGGCCGCTCTGAAACAG gttgcctcagagctgctggagctgtCTCAGTCAAAAAGCGGAGTGTTCGGCGTGCTGCTTCAACACTGCTGTCAGACATGGCTGCCCAAAGACGGCTGCGGCTGTGAGCAGGCAGACGCTCAGTTTTCTAGTGTCTTCAGCCACATCGACATCGTCTCTGAGGCCTGTGTTTACGGACCCGTCCTCAGGAGAGATCAGCG acTCGTTTCTGACGTCCAAATATATGTGGAGCAACTTGGTGAAAAGTGTGCAGCTAACGTCGCAGTTTCCAG CGACAACAGAGACGATCAGCTGGCCCGCACATGTGTGCTGACTCTTCTGAGCTGCCTGGATTCatctcagcagcagcaccaaCGACTCCTACAGGAGCTGGTTATGCAGCTGCtgaaaaca GATAACACCATATCAAAGTCTAAAGTACGTTACCATAGTAACTCCCTGCAGCATCGGGTCAAAAACCGAGTGTGGCAAacgctgctgctgttgctgcccAAACTCGGAGAG gagtttgtttcctctctgctgaACCACGTGTTTGAAGCTGGGTTCTGCAGTAACCAGCCCTCAGTCAAATACTTGATAGAATGGATGATGATTCTAATCCTTGTCCAGAATCCGCAACACATCGACAGGTTTTGGACCTGCTTCAATCTG gATCACGAACAGACCAAGACGAGTGTCTGCACCTTCCTGTCAGTTCTGGTACATTTCAGTGTCATTGTTGCACAAGTTAAGGAGAAG gCGGTGCAGCTGCGTAAAGCGCTGGACGTCATCCTGCAGTCGTGTTTCAGTCATAACTTCAGCGTGCGCCTGTACGCCTTACTGGCTCTGAAGAAGGTGTGGAGCCtggctgaggaagaggaggaggaggaggctgatgCTTTCAGAGGGATGTCCTCTGTGGTCAGAGCTTGTCTGAATCAGGCTGAGGCCATGCAGAGCTCCGG AAATGCCAACAAGAACTGGATTAGGATCCAGGGGCACTTCTTCTTTGGTGCCTTTCATCCTGTCAGGGATTATAGTGTTGAG acGATATTCTACACTTTTCCCAGTCTGTCAGAGTTGGCTGATGATGAGTGGATTCCACCATGGAAGTTTGAGAAGCTGTCTCAGTTTCCTGAGAGTTCATCGTGTCCTTTGAGAAATGCTTCTCCCGACTTGGGCCAGCTCCATCCTGGAGACTGGATCCAGCAGGACAGAA GTGAGCAGGACAAGGAGGAGCGCTGGGCCGAGGTGCAGAAGAAGATCACACCCTGGAGGTTAGGCATCCAGGACCAGGAACCAGAACTTCAGCTGGTTCCAGCTCAGAGAGCGGCTCGGCTCGGCAAACAGCAGGGCGCCCTGCTGGTTGTTGCTTCGCTCATCGACAAGCCCACCAATTTGGGAG GTCTTTGCAGGACGTGTGAGATATTTGGCGCCAGCGCTCTGGTTCTGGATAGCCTCCATCATATCAATGACAAACACTTTCAGTCCCTGAGCGTCTCGTCGGAGCTCTGGCTTCCTTTGTTAGAG GTGAAGCCTGTGGAGCTCTCTGATTTCTTGCAGGTGAAGAAGAGTGAAGGTTACTGTATTGTTGGAGTGGAGCAGActgccaacagtcacagcctcCAGGATTATCACTTCTCTGAGAAAACGCTGCTACTTCTGGG cAATGAACGAGAAGGCATTCCTGCAAATCTGCTCCAGATGTTGGATGTGTGCGTGGAGATCCCTCAACAAGGGGTCATCCGCTCGCTCAACGTGCACGTGAGCGCTGCTCTGTTGGTTTGGGAGTACACCCGGCAGCATCTCAGCCCTGCTTCATCTGAAACAGTCTCTGAACGCACATGA